A window from Patescibacteria group bacterium encodes these proteins:
- a CDS encoding tyrosine-type recombinase/integrase: protein MTKSNKTKNSPSLPYFDDYLLMLQTNNYSDKTIYNYERDLKVFEDYLKDNHLKFKNLKRKDIEQYKAYLTSIDRQTAEHDQGQKKLGSYSINRMLSSLRSYLKYIIDNEYHSPISPEMVKLTKTEKKHPRVAELEDLIKLIKAPTNFEKNKKVARRNRAMLEVMFSTGLRISELVNLNRDQIDKTGKIFVMGKGKKERFVYLTPRAQDHLNKYLDIRTDDSPALFIPYRGQRASKHEKRISINYLQDKIKHYRERLKINVPTSAHSLRHGFATYLAEQGANPAAIQILLGHESLDTTTRYVHASDRYAEKTMKKFHPLKNK from the coding sequence ATGACTAAATCTAATAAAACCAAAAACAGCCCTTCTCTGCCGTATTTTGATGATTACCTGCTTATGTTGCAGACAAATAACTATTCCGACAAAACTATTTACAATTACGAGAGAGATTTAAAAGTTTTTGAAGATTATTTAAAAGATAATCATTTAAAGTTTAAAAATCTGAAAAGAAAAGATATTGAACAATATAAAGCCTACCTCACTTCAATCGATCGACAGACGGCTGAACATGATCAAGGGCAAAAGAAACTTGGTTCATACTCAATAAACCGGATGCTTTCTTCTTTGCGTTCTTATCTAAAATATATTATTGATAATGAATACCACTCCCCTATTTCGCCGGAGATGGTTAAGTTAACTAAAACTGAAAAAAAACATCCCCGAGTAGCTGAGCTGGAAGACCTTATTAAACTTATCAAAGCCCCGACAAATTTTGAAAAAAATAAAAAAGTAGCTCGGCGCAACCGGGCCATGCTGGAGGTTATGTTTTCCACCGGCCTGCGTATCTCGGAACTGGTTAATTTAAACCGCGATCAAATTGACAAAACCGGCAAGATATTTGTTATGGGTAAAGGCAAAAAAGAAAGATTTGTTTATCTAACCCCGCGGGCCCAGGATCATTTAAATAAATACTTAGATATCCGCACCGATGATTCACCGGCTCTTTTTATTCCTTACCGCGGTCAAAGGGCCTCAAAACACGAAAAAAGAATTTCTATTAACTATCTTCAAGATAAAATAAAACATTACCGCGAAAGACTAAAAATTAATGTACCGACTTCGGCTCATTCTTTGCGCCATGGCTTTGCTACTTATTTAGCCGAGCAAGGGGCTAATCCGGCCGCTATACAAATATTACTCGGCCATGAGTCATTAGACACCACCACAAGGTATGTTCATGCGTCTGACCGCTACGCCGAGAAAACAATGAAGAAGTTTCATCCTTTGAAGAATAAGTAA
- a CDS encoding patatin-like phospholipase family protein has translation MIKRKKIGLALGSGGFRGLAHIGVIKVLEKNNIPIDYIAGSSIGALIGAFYASCLDIKKVEKTILEADWKTGLSILDFGKKGGLIKGKKLEKFINNFLTVNSFKELKIPLAVITTDINKCQKVILNAGNLIKAIRASFSAPLIFDPIYYQKRLLADGGLVDPVPDNEVKNMGADIILAVNIENGYFPHKLNFHKNISMIKLAMRSYNIVASSLAKLSMDQADIIIEPKVGGDRIVGLEKFFAQKNTKKLIKRGEEAAAAEINEIKKIL, from the coding sequence ATGATTAAAAGAAAAAAAATTGGTTTGGCCTTGGGTTCCGGCGGATTTCGCGGTCTAGCTCATATTGGTGTTATTAAAGTTTTAGAAAAAAATAATATACCTATCGATTATATAGCTGGTTCCTCCATTGGTGCTTTAATCGGGGCTTTTTATGCTTCTTGCTTAGATATTAAAAAAGTGGAAAAGACAATACTAGAAGCGGACTGGAAAACCGGATTATCAATTTTAGATTTTGGCAAAAAAGGCGGTTTAATTAAAGGTAAAAAATTAGAAAAATTTATAAATAATTTTCTCACCGTCAATAGTTTCAAAGAACTCAAGATTCCGCTGGCGGTGATTACCACGGATATAAATAAGTGTCAGAAGGTCATTTTAAATGCTGGTAATTTAATCAAAGCCATCCGAGCTAGCTTTTCGGCCCCTTTAATTTTTGATCCCATCTATTATCAAAAAAGACTTTTAGCTGATGGCGGCTTAGTTGATCCAGTACCGGATAACGAGGTTAAAAATATGGGGGCTGATATAATCCTGGCTGTTAATATTGAAAACGGCTATTTTCCCCATAAACTTAATTTTCATAAGAATATTTCTATGATTAAGCTAGCTATGCGCTCCTATAATATTGTTGCTTCCAGTTTAGCTAAACTATCTATGGACCAAGCTGATATTATTATTGAGCCGAAAGTTGGCGGTGACCGGATAGTCGGTTTAGAAAAATTCTTTGCTCAGAAAAATACTAAAAAGCTGATCAAACGGGGTGAAGAGGCAGCCGCTGCTGAAATAAATGAGATTAAGAAAATATTATAA
- the nifU gene encoding Fe-S cluster assembly scaffold protein NifU, protein MYTKKVLDHFQNPRNLGQMKKPDGVGEVGNPTCGDIMKIYIKVKDNKIKDIKFETLGCGAAIATSSMITELAKGKTLEQASKITREDIADQLGGLPTIKMHCSNLAADALKKAIEDYEKKKK, encoded by the coding sequence ATGTATACTAAAAAAGTTCTTGACCATTTTCAAAATCCGCGTAACTTAGGTCAAATGAAAAAACCGGATGGCGTCGGAGAGGTCGGTAATCCCACCTGCGGGGATATCATGAAAATTTATATTAAGGTTAAAGATAATAAAATTAAAGATATTAAGTTTGAAACTCTTGGCTGCGGGGCCGCGATTGCTACTTCTTCTATGATTACTGAATTAGCTAAAGGTAAAACTCTTGAACAAGCTAGTAAAATTACCCGCGAAGATATTGCTGACCAACTTGGTGGCTTGCCAACAATAAAAATGCATTGTTCAAACCTAGCGGCTGACGCCTTGAAAAAAGCGATTGAGGATTACGAAAAGAAAAAGAAATAA
- a CDS encoding SLC13 family permease, with the protein MNYFILTIFIFTYLFLIFGKINKLLVVGLATALLILSGTISPGQAFSFVNWNVMAIFVGMLVLADLFIDSRVPAFLARTLANKAKTTAMAFILICALTSFISAFVENVATVLIIAPLAISLARHLRIKVAPFLIGIAVCSNLQGTATLVGDPPSMILAGFSKMTFNDFFWFKGSPGIFFAVQAGAIISIFVLYLIFRRHTRGVGELYKVNVKSWTPTILIILLIISLALASIYGSQFHYLAGIITLAYALIGLIWLLIKEDIHTLPGLLKPLDWNTSVFLFCIFIIVGSLESGGIIEALTSTMKSLTAGNVFLTYSIILWFSVIISAVIDNVPYILIMLPVTAGLAVHLGVSPYLFYFSLLLGASVGGNITPIGASANIVSVGIAKKKAGEDISFWQFFKIGLPFTLSAVTVSWLIGWFFWQNLV; encoded by the coding sequence ATGAACTATTTTATACTGACAATTTTTATATTTACTTATCTTTTTCTTATTTTTGGTAAAATAAATAAACTTCTGGTGGTTGGCCTGGCCACAGCTTTACTTATATTAAGCGGCACTATTAGCCCTGGACAAGCCTTTAGTTTTGTTAATTGGAATGTGATGGCTATCTTTGTTGGCATGCTAGTTTTAGCTGATCTATTTATAGACTCAAGAGTACCCGCTTTTTTAGCCCGTACTCTGGCCAATAAAGCCAAAACTACCGCTATGGCCTTTATACTTATTTGTGCTTTAACCAGTTTTATTTCGGCTTTTGTTGAAAATGTAGCCACTGTATTAATTATCGCTCCTTTAGCTATTTCTTTAGCCAGACACTTAAGAATTAAGGTAGCCCCCTTTTTAATTGGTATTGCGGTTTGTTCCAATCTGCAAGGAACAGCCACTTTAGTCGGTGATCCACCGAGTATGATTCTGGCCGGTTTTTCTAAAATGACTTTTAATGACTTTTTCTGGTTTAAAGGTTCTCCCGGGATATTTTTTGCTGTTCAGGCCGGGGCCATTATCTCTATATTTGTTTTGTATCTAATCTTTCGCCGCCATACGCGGGGAGTGGGGGAACTTTATAAGGTGAATGTTAAGTCTTGGACTCCCACTATTTTAATAATTTTATTAATTATTTCCTTAGCTCTAGCCTCAATTTATGGCTCACAATTCCATTATTTAGCCGGTATTATTACTTTAGCTTACGCTTTAATCGGTTTGATCTGGTTATTAATAAAAGAGGATATTCATACCTTGCCCGGGCTGTTGAAACCATTGGATTGGAACACTTCGGTATTTTTGTTCTGTATTTTTATAATAGTTGGTTCGTTGGAGTCTGGTGGTATAATTGAGGCCTTAACTAGTACTATGAAATCCCTAACCGCTGGCAATGTATTTTTAACCTACTCTATAATTCTCTGGTTTTCAGTTATTATCAGCGCTGTTATTGATAATGTTCCCTATATACTAATAATGCTACCCGTAACCGCCGGTTTAGCGGTTCATTTGGGGGTTAGTCCTTATTTATTTTATTTTTCACTCTTGCTTGGAGCTTCAGTGGGTGGTAATATTACTCCCATAGGAGCGTCGGCTAATATTGTTTCGGTTGGTATTGCCAAGAAAAAAGCTGGTGAAGATATCAGTTTTTGGCAATTTTTCAAAATCGGACTACCTTTTACTTTATCAGCTGTAACTGTCTCATGGTTAATTGGTTGGTTTTTCTGGCAGAATTTAGTATAA
- a CDS encoding D-alanine--D-alanine ligase family protein translates to MPVKKLKIGILFGGPSPEHEVSLVSAQSVVKALNKNKFTSIPIGLTKQGQWIIGQPFEDLKKGKIKKSQIVLPPTNFKHRGLLDAQSGKLIQKIDLFFPVLHGPFGEDGKIQGLLDLSGIPYVASGVLGSSLGMDKVVQKQIYREEGLKTPKFIYFRHFDWQKNKKNWLEKAFKEIAFPCFVKPANMGSSVGITKVSQKENLKKAIEKAFKYDHKVLVEKSIEKAREIETAILGNEDPKVSYPGEIIASGEFYDYDAKYVDGQSKTLTGIEIPKKVVNELKILAKKAFISLNGYGMARADFLVKDKEVYINEINTIPGFTAISMYPKLWQHEGISYSKLIEELISLAIKRHKKDQKLKLSYQPKNDWYK, encoded by the coding sequence ATGCCAGTAAAAAAATTAAAAATTGGAATACTTTTTGGTGGACCTTCGCCAGAGCATGAAGTTTCTCTAGTTTCAGCCCAGTCAGTGGTTAAGGCTTTAAATAAAAATAAGTTTACCTCTATACCCATTGGCTTAACTAAGCAGGGCCAGTGGATTATTGGCCAGCCTTTCGAAGATCTTAAAAAAGGCAAGATAAAGAAGAGTCAAATTGTTTTGCCGCCGACAAACTTCAAACACCGCGGTTTGCTTGATGCTCAGTCAGGAAAATTAATCCAGAAAATTGACCTTTTCTTTCCGGTTTTACACGGACCTTTTGGTGAAGACGGTAAAATACAGGGTCTGCTTGATTTATCGGGGATTCCTTATGTAGCTTCCGGAGTATTAGGCTCAAGCTTAGGCATGGATAAAGTAGTGCAAAAACAAATTTATAGAGAAGAGGGCCTAAAAACCCCTAAATTTATCTATTTTAGACATTTTGATTGGCAAAAAAATAAAAAAAACTGGCTCGAAAAAGCCTTTAAAGAGATAGCTTTTCCCTGCTTTGTAAAACCAGCTAATATGGGTTCTTCGGTCGGAATAACTAAGGTAAGTCAAAAAGAAAATTTAAAAAAAGCTATCGAAAAAGCCTTTAAATATGACCATAAAGTATTAGTGGAAAAGAGTATTGAAAAAGCCCGAGAAATTGAAACTGCTATTTTAGGCAACGAAGACCCCAAAGTTTCTTATCCCGGAGAAATTATAGCTTCCGGAGAATTTTATGATTATGATGCTAAATATGTCGACGGCCAATCAAAAACTTTAACTGGTATAGAAATACCTAAAAAAGTGGTTAATGAATTAAAGATTTTGGCTAAAAAAGCTTTTATTTCTCTTAATGGCTATGGTATGGCCCGGGCTGATTTTCTGGTTAAGGATAAAGAGGTTTATATTAATGAAATAAATACCATACCGGGCTTCACTGCTATTTCTATGTATCCTAAACTTTGGCAGCACGAAGGTATTTCTTATTCAAAATTAATCGAAGAATTAATATCTTTGGCCATCAAAAGACACAAAAAAGATCAAAAACTAAAATTATCTTATCAGCCAAAAAATGACTGGTATAAATAA
- the alr gene encoding alanine racemase, whose amino-acid sequence MSNSQNWPTWVEISRSALKHNLKQYNNIKAKNSQIAPVLKSNAYGHGLIECANLLKNEPIWGFCTVNLSESLILRHFGFSGRLLVLSFVDEDLSLGIKKDITFSVYSQKFARKLNSLARKLNKKVKIHLKVETGTGRLGLWPEDFYNIVKKISKMKNLSIEGVFTHLADSENANWNFTNKQIKRFNQILEKLKKENINIPLKHMACSAAAIGHSKIHYNLIRLGLSLYGLYPSEAVKKRVKDKYNNFSLKPVLSWYTKIIQIKKLPAGHNIGYGCSYKTKTKKKIAVLPVGYWDGYDRHLSNKNFVLIKGQRCSVLGRICMNMHMVDITPIKNIRVGERVTLIGCDGSEKITVEEMAEKIGTINYEIPTRINPLIPRIICQ is encoded by the coding sequence ATGTCAAATTCCCAAAATTGGCCCACTTGGGTTGAAATTTCCCGATCAGCTCTTAAACACAATTTAAAGCAATACAATAATATAAAGGCTAAAAACAGTCAAATAGCCCCTGTTTTAAAGTCTAATGCTTATGGCCATGGCTTGATAGAATGTGCTAATTTGCTTAAAAATGAGCCTATTTGGGGCTTTTGTACGGTAAACCTATCCGAATCCCTAATACTTCGTCATTTTGGGTTTAGTGGCCGTTTATTAGTCTTAAGTTTTGTTGATGAAGATTTATCTTTAGGTATTAAAAAAGATATTACCTTTAGTGTCTATAGCCAAAAATTTGCCCGTAAATTAAACAGTCTAGCTCGAAAATTAAATAAAAAAGTTAAAATTCATCTTAAGGTAGAAACTGGTACCGGCCGTCTAGGTCTTTGGCCCGAAGATTTCTATAATATTGTAAAAAAAATTTCCAAAATGAAAAATCTGTCTATTGAAGGAGTTTTTACCCATTTAGCTGACTCAGAAAACGCTAACTGGAATTTTACTAATAAACAAATAAAAAGATTTAATCAAATTTTAGAAAAATTAAAAAAAGAAAATATTAATATCCCTTTAAAACATATGGCTTGTTCGGCCGCAGCTATCGGTCATAGTAAAATTCATTATAATTTAATTCGTCTGGGTCTTTCTCTTTATGGACTTTATCCATCCGAGGCGGTTAAAAAAAGAGTCAAGGATAAATATAATAATTTCTCTTTAAAACCAGTTCTTTCCTGGTACACCAAAATAATTCAGATCAAAAAACTGCCCGCCGGTCACAATATTGGCTATGGCTGTTCCTATAAAACTAAAACAAAAAAGAAAATTGCGGTTTTACCAGTGGGTTATTGGGACGGTTATGATCGACATCTCTCGAACAAAAATTTTGTTCTCATTAAAGGCCAGCGCTGTTCGGTTTTAGGCCGGATTTGTATGAATATGCATATGGTTGATATTACCCCTATAAAAAATATTAGAGTAGGGGAGAGGGTTACCTTAATTGGATGTGACGGTAGTGAAAAAATAACCGTTGAAGAAATGGCGGAAAAGATTGGCACCATTAACTATGAAATTCCCACTCGTATTAATCCCTTAATTCCAAGAATAATATGCCAGTAA
- the serS gene encoding serine--tRNA ligase, with amino-acid sequence MIDIKLIRDNKKEVKHGLEKRGVKPGIIDEIFELDKKIRQFKQRLDELRSEMNNKSGKNLSEEDLKLLRHKKGTIKTLEKGLLEYKNDFKEKLLSLPNLPASDVKVGRNDTENEILETKGEKTKFDFKIKDYLRLAQKLDLIDMERAAKVSGSRFTYLKGDLVKLQYALLSFGLDFLTKKGFSLIVPPLMIKDKIMKGLGYIEGLDEKDKYHFKKDGLYLIGTAEQSLIPLHANEILDKKELPQRYGAFTPAFRREAGSYGKDTKGILRLHQFDKLEMVSLAEKEKGDQEQIFVFDCAQEIMNNLKIPYRLVKMCTGDLVFPSARTFDIETWMPGQNKYRETHSCSTCTDFQARRLNIRYRDQNNQTKFVHTINGTALAMGRILVAIIENFQTSSGSIKVPKVLQKYCPLKEIK; translated from the coding sequence ATGATAGATATTAAATTAATAAGAGATAATAAAAAAGAAGTTAAACATGGTTTAGAAAAGAGGGGAGTTAAGCCTGGAATAATTGATGAAATTTTTGAGCTAGATAAAAAAATTAGACAGTTTAAACAACGCCTGGATGAACTTCGCTCGGAAATGAATAATAAATCAGGTAAAAATTTATCTGAAGAAGATTTAAAACTCTTGCGCCATAAAAAAGGCACTATCAAAACTCTAGAAAAAGGCTTGCTTGAATATAAAAATGATTTTAAAGAGAAGTTATTATCTCTACCAAACCTACCGGCCAGTGATGTTAAAGTGGGCCGAAATGATACAGAAAATGAAATTTTAGAAACCAAGGGAGAGAAAACAAAATTTGATTTTAAAATTAAAGACTATTTAAGGCTGGCCCAAAAACTTGATTTAATCGATATGGAAAGAGCGGCCAAGGTTTCGGGTTCACGTTTTACTTATCTTAAAGGAGACTTGGTTAAGCTGCAGTACGCTTTATTATCTTTTGGCCTGGATTTTCTCACTAAAAAGGGGTTTTCCCTTATTGTGCCGCCTTTAATGATTAAAGATAAGATTATGAAAGGACTAGGCTATATTGAGGGTTTGGATGAAAAAGATAAATACCATTTTAAAAAAGACGGGCTTTATCTTATCGGCACGGCTGAACAGTCTTTAATTCCTTTACACGCTAATGAAATTTTAGATAAAAAAGAATTACCCCAAAGATACGGCGCCTTTACGCCGGCTTTCCGAAGAGAAGCTGGTTCATATGGTAAAGATACCAAAGGCATTTTAAGACTGCACCAGTTTGATAAACTGGAGATGGTTTCACTGGCTGAAAAAGAAAAAGGCGATCAGGAGCAAATATTTGTTTTTGATTGCGCCCAGGAAATTATGAATAATTTAAAGATTCCTTACCGCCTAGTTAAAATGTGTACTGGCGATTTAGTTTTTCCTTCAGCCAGAACTTTTGATATAGAAACTTGGATGCCCGGGCAAAATAAATACCGGGAAACTCATTCCTGTTCCACTTGTACTGATTTTCAAGCCCGTCGTCTTAATATCCGCTATCGTGACCAAAATAATCAAACCAAATTTGTGCATACTATCAACGGCACCGCTCTGGCTATGGGTCGTATACTAGTGGCCATCATTGAAAATTTTCAGACTTCATCAGGATCAATAAAAGTACCAAAGGTTTTGCAAAAATACTGCCCATTAAAAGAAATTAAATAA
- a CDS encoding HDIG domain-containing protein has protein sequence MTRDQALKLVKEKIKTPNLINHCLAVEAVMKALAKTFNKDEEKWSLAGLLHDIDYEETKDNPKKHSLKGAQILKELGVDEDIVQAVKAHNEVHGLPRKTKIDKALYCADPITGLIVAATLVLPDKKLKSLKTKSVLKRFKEKSFAKGANRQAIASCQELGLSLEDFVKISLKSMQNISNKIGL, from the coding sequence ATGACCCGAGATCAAGCTTTAAAATTAGTCAAAGAAAAAATCAAAACCCCAAATTTAATTAATCACTGCCTGGCTGTGGAAGCAGTGATGAAAGCCTTGGCCAAGACTTTTAATAAAGACGAGGAAAAATGGAGCTTGGCTGGTTTGCTGCATGATATTGACTACGAAGAAACTAAAGATAATCCAAAGAAGCATTCACTTAAGGGAGCCCAAATACTAAAAGAATTAGGAGTTGATGAAGATATAGTTCAGGCCGTCAAAGCTCATAATGAAGTGCATGGTCTGCCTCGAAAAACTAAAATCGATAAAGCTCTTTATTGTGCCGACCCGATAACTGGTCTCATAGTAGCGGCCACTTTAGTTTTACCGGATAAAAAGCTAAAGAGTTTAAAGACTAAATCAGTTTTAAAAAGATTTAAAGAAAAATCTTTTGCTAAAGGAGCTAATCGTCAGGCTATAGCCAGCTGCCAAGAACTTGGTCTTTCTTTAGAAGATTTTGTTAAAATTAGTCTCAAATCCATGCAAAACATCTCTAATAAAATTGGCTTATAA
- the lysS gene encoding lysine--tRNA ligase, producing MKKSKDLDQYRFRLEKLEKLKEKKINAFPAQAERTHTIKQALAKFEKLAKNNKEVTILGRLKSLRLHGGSLFCDLEDASDSIQIYLKKNKLGPEKYNLFKNNFDIGDFIQITGLLFKTKRGEETVLVHDYKLLTKALMPLPEKWHGLSDTEVRFRQRYLDLIANPEVKAIFEKRSLIVRAIREFLDRRGFLEVETPVLQSIPGGANAKPFKTHHKALDIDLYLRIAPELFLKRLIIGGFEKVYEIARCFRNEGIDHSHNPEFTQVEFYWAYADYEDLMQLTEQMIGHILDSLKIGPKIKYENRTIDFKAPFKRISFNQALKKYVAIDLDKIKNDKELIKKAKNKGLEIEKNEQRGSIIDNLFKKLIRPNLINPTFVIDYPTEISPLSKKKATQPNYTERFQLIAGGQELTNAFSELNDPLDQKERFMAQESLRKKGDQEAQRIDESFIEALTYGMPPTAGFGLGIDRLTALLTNRHNIKEVILFPTLKPKK from the coding sequence ATGAAAAAATCAAAAGATCTGGACCAATACAGATTCCGTTTAGAAAAATTAGAGAAATTAAAAGAAAAAAAAATAAATGCTTTTCCAGCTCAAGCTGAACGTACTCATACCATTAAACAAGCCCTGGCTAAATTTGAGAAACTGGCCAAAAATAATAAAGAAGTGACTATATTGGGAAGACTTAAAAGCTTGCGCCTTCATGGTGGCTCTCTTTTTTGCGATTTAGAAGACGCTTCAGATTCAATACAAATTTATTTGAAAAAAAATAAACTGGGACCGGAAAAGTATAATCTTTTTAAAAATAATTTTGATATCGGTGATTTTATACAAATAACCGGCCTCCTCTTTAAAACTAAAAGGGGCGAAGAAACTGTTTTAGTCCATGATTATAAACTTTTAACCAAAGCTTTAATGCCATTACCTGAAAAGTGGCACGGCTTATCGGACACCGAAGTTCGTTTTCGGCAGAGATATCTTGACCTAATTGCTAACCCAGAAGTAAAAGCTATTTTTGAAAAACGGAGCCTCATAGTACGAGCCATACGCGAATTTTTAGATAGAAGAGGTTTTTTAGAAGTAGAGACCCCGGTCCTTCAGTCAATACCCGGCGGAGCCAATGCCAAACCTTTTAAAACTCACCATAAGGCTCTTGATATAGACTTATATCTTCGTATAGCTCCAGAATTATTTTTAAAACGGCTTATTATCGGCGGTTTTGAAAAAGTTTATGAAATAGCCCGTTGTTTTCGTAATGAAGGTATTGATCATTCTCATAATCCTGAGTTTACCCAGGTTGAATTTTACTGGGCTTACGCTGATTATGAGGATTTAATGCAGTTAACTGAACAAATGATCGGCCATATTTTAGACTCTCTTAAAATCGGCCCGAAAATAAAATACGAAAATAGAACTATAGATTTCAAGGCTCCTTTCAAAAGAATCTCATTTAACCAAGCCTTGAAAAAATATGTGGCTATTGATCTTGATAAAATTAAAAACGATAAGGAACTCATTAAAAAAGCTAAAAATAAGGGCTTAGAAATTGAAAAAAACGAGCAACGCGGCAGTATCATCGATAATTTGTTTAAAAAACTTATACGTCCTAATCTAATTAACCCCACTTTTGTTATTGATTACCCAACGGAAATATCACCTTTGAGTAAGAAAAAGGCCACTCAACCGAATTACACGGAAAGGTTTCAATTAATTGCCGGGGGACAGGAATTAACCAATGCTTTTTCTGAATTAAACGATCCGCTTGATCAAAAGGAAAGATTCATGGCCCAGGAATCTTTAAGAAAAAAAGGTGATCAAGAAGCGCAAAGAATTGATGAAAGTTTTATCGAAGCCTTAACTTATGGTATGCCTCCGACAGCCGGCTTTGGCCTGGGGATAGACCGTTTAACAGCTCTGCTGACAAACCGACACAATATTAAAGAAGTGATACTTTTTCCCACATTAAAACCTAAAAAATGA
- the greA gene encoding transcription elongation factor GreA, producing MSSEPTYITKEGLKKFKKELDNLKNVKRKEIANRIQEAKEMGDLSENAEYAEAKNEQSFVEGRIVELKEILKNASIIDKKNNKGDRVNLGSTIKVKNDDKISTFIIVGTNEVNLEEGKISHKSPIGQAFLGCKKGETIKIEVPSGVKEYQIISIE from the coding sequence ATGTCTTCTGAACCAACCTATATTACTAAAGAGGGTTTAAAAAAGTTTAAAAAAGAACTTGATAATCTTAAAAATGTTAAAAGAAAAGAGATAGCTAATAGAATTCAAGAAGCCAAGGAGATGGGAGATTTATCAGAAAACGCCGAATATGCTGAAGCTAAAAATGAGCAATCTTTTGTTGAAGGTCGCATTGTTGAATTAAAAGAAATTTTAAAAAATGCCAGTATTATTGATAAAAAAAATAATAAAGGTGATAGAGTCAACCTTGGCTCGACCATTAAGGTAAAAAATGATGATAAAATTTCAACCTTTATTATTGTTGGCACTAATGAAGTTAATTTAGAAGAAGGTAAAATTTCCCATAAATCTCCTATTGGTCAAGCTTTTCTCGGCTGCAAAAAAGGCGAAACAATAAAAATTGAAGTTCCCAGTGGAGTTAAAGAGTATCAGATTATTTCTATTGAATAG